In Salmo salar chromosome ssa14, Ssal_v3.1, whole genome shotgun sequence, the sequence tgcagctcatccaggatggcacatcaatgcgagctgtggcaagaaggtttgctgtgtctgtcagcgtagtgtccagagcatggaggcgctaccaggagacaggccagtacatcaggagatgtggaggaggccgtaggagggcaacaacccagcagcaggaccgctacctccgcctttgtgcaaggaggagcaggagaagcactgccagagccctgcaaaatgacctccagcaggccacaaatgtgcatgtgtctgctcaaacggtcagaaacagactccatgagggtggtatgagggcccgacgtccacaggtgggggttgtgcttacagcccaacaccatgcaggacgtttggcatttgccagagaacaccaacattggcaaattcgccactggcgccctgtgctcttcacagatgaaagcaggttcacaatgagcacgtgacagacgtgacagagtctggagacgccgtggagaacgttctgctgcctgcaacatcctccagcatgaccggtttggtggtgggtcagtcatggtgtggggtggcatttctttggggggccgcacagccctccatgtgctcgccagaggtagcctgactgccattaggtaccgagatgagatcctcagaccccttgtgagaccatatgttgGTGCGGttagccctgggttcctcctaatgcaagacaatgctagacctcatgtggctggagtgtgtcagcagttcctgcaagaggaaggcattgatgctatggactggcccgcccgttccccagacctgaatccaattgagcacatctgggacatcatgtctcgctccatccaccaacgccacgttgcaccacagactgtccaggagttggaggatgctttagtccaggtctgggaggagatccctcaggagaccatccgccacctcatcaggagcatgcccaggcgttgtagggaggtcatacaggcacgtggaggccacacacactactgagcctcattttgacttgttttaaggacattacatcaaagttggatcagcctgtagtgtggtttttcactttaattttgagtgtgactccaaatctagacctccatgggttgataaattggatttccattgattatttttgtgtgatttttgttgtcagcacattcaactatgtaaagaaaaaagtatttaataagattatttctttcattcagatctaggatgtgttgtttaagtgttccctttatttttttgagcagtatatatatatatacacatacatacatacagtggggagaacaagtatttgatacactgccgattttgcaggttttcctacttacaaagcatgtagagatctgtaatttttatcataggtacacttcaactgtgagagacggaatctaaaacaaaaatccagaaaatcacattgtatgatttttaagtccCCTTTTCCggtgtcttttcttcacgcaaaaggcatggatctgGGCCTttttcagtgaaagcaggatatccttctcgtcggactcgttaatgGAAAAGGTTTCTTCCAGTCCGTGGcgagtaatcgcttttctgatgtccagaagttattttcggtcataagagacggtagcagcaacattatgtaaacacaataagtaaaaaaaaaaaaaaaaagttacacaaaattttaaaaaaattactaaattgcacaattggttgggagtatgtaaaacgtcagccatgttcttcggcgccatcttttCTCTCATTTTATTTCTCTCattttttgcacaaatttgtttacggccctgttagtgaccatttctcctttgccaagatcatCTGTCCACCTgagaggtgtggcatatcaagaagctgattaaacagcatgatcattacacaggtacaccttgtgctggggacaataaaaggccactctaaaatgtgcacacaatacaattccacagatgtctcaagttttgagggagtgtgcaattggcatgctgactacatgaatgtccaccagagctgtttccagagaatgaaATGTTTGTTTCTCTacaataagccgcctccaacgtcattttagagaatttggcagtacgtccaaccggtccaaccgcagaccacgtggaggtcctgagctggcgtggttacacatctggcttcttcacctgcaggatcatctgagggCTTATTTCTGTatgtaataaagcccctttgtggggaaaaaacacattttgattgactaggcctggctccccagtgggtgggcctatgccctcccaggcccacccatggctgcgccctgcccagtcgtgaaatccataaattagggcctaatgaatttagttcatttgactgatttccttatatgaactgtaactcagtaaaatcttaaaaattgttgcatgttgcatttatttttgtttgaGAGAGCGCGAGAGGGTGATTTTGTTGTTTATGCTCTCAGATTCAGATAGTGGGGTAATATTAGGTAATCATAACCCCCTCCTACTGGTATAATGTGTCCCATAAAATCAGAAAGTTAGCTACCACCATGCAGTTCTACACTATGTAGTTCTTAATCTTTAACACAATGGTTTTGTTTGATATTTTCCTCCAGGTGTTAATGTGTCATCCGTGGGAGGAGATGGTGTGGCTCCCCATACATCCCCCAATGCAAGAAAGGAAGGGAACAGTCCAGCACAGTTCAGGAGCAAGAAGATTGACTGGCAAAGGAATGAAGATAACAGTATCTTCCAGAGTGAGCAAAGGAAAGAGACATTGAAGCACACTCTCAAACGCCCTGCATCTAGATTAAGTATTGGGAAACGGATGATCTTGGGCCCTCAATACACACTGCATGAAACCCCCaatcagcctggttcctctggccaCTTAGGGGGCAATGGGATGGAGACCGCAGAGCTGGTTTGCTCCTATGCCTCAGAAACAGACTCTGATGTGCTTGTGGTCCACCCGGAGCCCCCGCTTGTTCCCACTGTATCAGCTGTCACCTTTAACAGTCAAGTAGGGACTCACAGCGATAGGAGGGATATCGACATGATTGACTCTCAGCCTATTGAATTAGAGATGGACATGTGCTCTACGTGGAACAAACAGGCTAAGCCAGAGATTACTTTCTCTCAGCTCCAACAAAACCTCGAAAATATCTCAGGCATGAGTCCCGATCACTGTCAACTGACACAGGGAATGAACACAGCATCAACTTTTGATGGACCCGACATGATGAGTTTTGCCATGTACGAGAAACAGTCTAACCATCCCCAATGGAGCGAGGTCCAAGGGAGCGCTGACAGCAGGGAGAAGCGTTTTGTTTGCCCTTTCTGTCACAAGTGTCTGATGACGTCTCAGAACCTCGAGGTGCACATGCGGATTCACACAGGAGAAAGACCGTTCAGTTGTGCCCAGTGCGGGAAAAGGTTCACCCAGTCAGCCCATCTGAAAACTCACCAGAGTGTACACACAGGAGAACGGCCGTTTGCATGTACACTTTGTGGGAAAAGTTTCATAGTGAAATACAGTCTCACGTTACACCTGAAGAAACACCACTCCAATGTGAGGCCTTTGTAAAGTTAAAACAAATGTGACATGCATTAGAGTGCATTTCTAACCATTTACTGTCCAAAAGCATACAAATCAATGGGAAACTGAATGAAATTGATTGGATCACAATTACAAGTTTTATCTATTTAGGTATTAGagtatttaattttgtattatgtATTTGGGTACATCTTGCCATTCTAAATAAACTAATATGGCAGCATAATGAGAAAATAATTTTTACCATTATGATTACACTGTGTACTAAGAACAATCGAAGACAACAGCGAATCAGTATATCAACATAATTGTTTTccaaaacaccctattaaaatcAACAATGGTAAATCAATGCGTTCATTTGTAGACAAGAGATACATTGAAGCCTTTAATCAGCTGTCAATGCATGGGAATGTTACCTGGGGAGTGTAAATGCTTGTTTTAACTTTTGTGTTGTTTTCAATTTATTTGCACATTTAGCCACACCAATTTTAGGTTTAATGTTTAGACTTTGAaaacatgtaaaaaaacaaaaaggtGACCATTTCGTGTTCCattatgatattgttatgtgtaggTCAATCCACAGAATTAACTAGAACAGTATTATATTGTATCTGTTGACAACAATTGTGTTTAGATGTTGTTTGGATCCAAGGTTTTGTTGAAATAAATGGCGATAATCATCTCGCatctctatatctctgtatcCTCCATTCAAAAATGTTGAGAGACCCTCAGACATATCATATGCATAATAATCTAAATGTACTGTTACTTATAATTTCATTTCTATGGATGAATTATTATTCGAATAACCATTTTCAGACTGTGGTGTATGTCTGTGGTCCATGG encodes:
- the LOC106568641 gene encoding zinc finger and SCAN domain-containing protein 23 translates to MSRIPGPVWNSKALHEQLASIMGALTNAAVADICEVVDEGYAILQLEISRSYKENEDLKKKLHLIESIIARGIDGKAGTPGVVTEPVPLGEGLHPKLSQQEDTCHKSNGITITAGDCYFVEEEKEELPDVVLIKDEDSEDSDTHEEGVNVSSVGGDGVAPHTSPNARKEGNSPAQFRSKKIDWQRNEDNSIFQSEQRKETLKHTLKRPASRLSIGKRMILGPQYTLHETPNQPGSSGHLGGNGMETAELVCSYASETDSDVLVVHPEPPLVPTVSAVTFNSQVGTHSDRRDIDMIDSQPIELEMDMCSTWNKQAKPEITFSQLQQNLENISGMSPDHCQLTQGMNTASTFDGPDMMSFAMYEKQSNHPQWSEVQGSADSREKRFVCPFCHKCLMTSQNLEVHMRIHTGERPFSCAQCGKRFTQSAHLKTHQSVHTGERPFACTLCGKSFIVKYSLTLHLKKHHSNVRPL